One Thalassotalea sediminis DNA segment encodes these proteins:
- a CDS encoding flagella assembly protein FlgT — protein MRLLTFTILLAFYLIVSPLHAQWYESQGRAYVIQGDNIAARTQAIENALKKALLVAGASVSSVQQVVNGLLTQNEINIRATGNINAFELVDETHEGNTITVTIRADIIPQARQCFSADYRKSMLVTKSHLVHREQANVGSIYALDTAIMKRLSDHIKQDGSYLSPKLSVKSSSAFSRYNNSLQFDKIKAISMSLADMTDSQYVLFSEIEDISFATDEENPWRFWQEDIFQRYFQLRVHIFNGTNGEGLFEKTYRNAAPWQFGKREQVDPNASIFWQSQYGQIVDQVLMQVITDIDDNMMCQPTRGKIVQITGNQVRFNLGKQHGVQIGDEFSLLHLQNFIADNGHSYAGFNVSPFKVKVTQVSQSNAVGQTIDGAIIDSIQLNDLVVRY, from the coding sequence ATGCGATTATTAACCTTTACAATATTATTAGCGTTTTATTTGATAGTGAGCCCATTACACGCCCAGTGGTATGAATCACAAGGTCGAGCCTATGTTATCCAAGGCGATAATATAGCCGCGCGCACTCAAGCAATAGAAAATGCGTTAAAAAAAGCACTACTTGTTGCCGGTGCATCAGTATCAAGTGTTCAACAAGTGGTCAATGGATTATTGACACAAAATGAGATCAATATACGAGCAACGGGCAATATTAATGCGTTTGAACTTGTCGATGAAACGCATGAAGGTAATACTATCACCGTAACCATTCGAGCAGATATTATCCCACAAGCGCGGCAATGTTTTTCCGCTGATTACCGCAAATCAATGTTAGTCACTAAAAGTCACTTGGTTCATAGAGAGCAAGCTAATGTAGGTAGCATTTATGCATTAGATACTGCCATCATGAAACGATTATCTGATCATATAAAACAAGATGGCTCCTATTTGTCTCCTAAATTATCTGTAAAATCGAGTAGCGCATTTTCTCGATATAACAACAGCTTACAATTCGATAAAATAAAAGCCATTTCAATGTCTTTAGCAGATATGACAGATAGCCAATATGTTTTATTTTCTGAAATAGAAGATATATCGTTCGCAACCGATGAAGAAAATCCTTGGCGGTTTTGGCAAGAAGATATCTTCCAACGTTACTTTCAACTTCGCGTACATATTTTTAACGGTACCAATGGTGAAGGTTTATTTGAAAAAACTTACCGTAATGCTGCCCCCTGGCAATTTGGTAAGCGAGAACAAGTAGATCCAAACGCCAGTATCTTTTGGCAAAGTCAGTACGGGCAAATTGTTGATCAAGTGTTAATGCAAGTTATTACTGATATTGACGACAATATGATGTGCCAACCAACACGCGGAAAAATTGTACAAATTACCGGAAATCAAGTGCGGTTTAACCTTGGTAAACAGCATGGCGTACAAATTGGTGACGAATTTTCATTATTGCACTTACAAAACTTTATTGCTGATAATGGTCATTCATATGCTGGGTTCAATGTCAGCCCATTTAAAGTTAAAGTAACTCAGGTGTCGCAATCTAATGCTGTTGGCCAAACAATTGATGGTGCAATAATCGATAGTATTCAGTTAAATGACTTAGTTGTGCGTTACTAA
- the tkt gene encoding transketolase, translating into MPSRKDLANAIRALSMDAVQQANSGHPGAPMGMADIAEVLWRDFLKHNPTDPNWADRDRFILSNGHGSMLIYSLLHLSGYDLPIEEIKNFRQLHSKTPGHPEYGYTPGVETTTGPLGAGVSNAVGMAIAEKTLAAQFNREGHDIVDHFTYCFLGDGCLMEGISHEACSLAGTLGLGKLIAFWDDNGISIDGHVEGWFSDDTPKRFESYGWHVIADVDGHDPHAIKEAIEQAHSITDKPTMICCKTIIGFGSPNKSGSHDCHGAPLGHDEIAAAREFLNWPHAPFEVPADIYSQWDQKDKGHSAQTSWQAKFEAYKSAHPELAAEYERRVIKGELPAEFEAKANTFIKECQQKAESIASRKASQNTIETFGAILPELLGGSADLAGSNLTLWSGSKGIQDDPAGNYIYYGVREFGMSGIMNGISLHGGFINYGATFMMFMEYARNAVRMSALMGIQNIFVYTHDSIGQGEDGPTHQPIEQLTNLRTTPNMVTWRPADATETAVAWKNAVERQQAPTSLVFSRQGLPAISRDDAQVSNIAKGGYIVKESNGTPDVILIATGSEVSLALKAAEAIGNNVRVVSMPSTNIFDQQSAEYKESVLPSAVTKRVAIEAAHTDYWYKYVGFAGKVVGMTTFGESAPGNKLMEHFGFTVENVVNTVNSL; encoded by the coding sequence ATGCCATCGCGTAAAGATCTCGCTAATGCTATTCGTGCATTAAGCATGGACGCAGTACAACAAGCAAACTCAGGTCACCCAGGAGCCCCAATGGGCATGGCAGATATTGCCGAAGTTCTTTGGCGCGACTTTCTCAAGCATAACCCTACAGACCCAAATTGGGCTGATCGTGACCGATTTATTCTGTCAAATGGTCATGGTTCAATGCTTATCTATTCGCTATTGCACTTGTCTGGTTATGATCTTCCCATTGAAGAAATTAAAAACTTTCGTCAGTTGCACTCTAAAACCCCCGGTCATCCAGAATATGGATATACACCCGGTGTTGAGACGACAACTGGGCCATTAGGTGCTGGTGTATCAAATGCTGTAGGTATGGCAATTGCTGAAAAAACACTCGCAGCTCAATTTAACCGTGAAGGTCACGATATTGTCGATCACTTTACTTATTGCTTTTTAGGCGATGGCTGTTTAATGGAAGGTATTTCACACGAAGCATGTTCTTTAGCGGGTACCTTAGGTTTAGGTAAACTTATTGCTTTTTGGGATGATAATGGCATTTCCATTGATGGTCATGTTGAAGGTTGGTTCTCTGACGATACACCAAAAAGATTTGAGTCTTACGGCTGGCATGTAATTGCCGACGTTGATGGTCATGATCCACACGCCATTAAAGAAGCCATTGAACAAGCGCACTCTATTACCGATAAACCAACTATGATTTGCTGCAAAACTATTATTGGTTTTGGTTCACCAAATAAGTCAGGGTCTCATGATTGTCACGGCGCACCATTAGGTCATGACGAAATAGCTGCTGCTCGTGAGTTTTTAAACTGGCCTCATGCGCCTTTTGAAGTACCTGCTGATATCTACAGCCAGTGGGATCAAAAAGACAAAGGCCATTCAGCGCAAACAAGCTGGCAAGCTAAATTCGAAGCTTATAAATCAGCACATCCTGAGTTAGCCGCTGAGTATGAACGTCGAGTAATTAAAGGCGAACTTCCAGCTGAATTTGAAGCAAAAGCCAACACGTTTATTAAAGAGTGCCAACAAAAAGCGGAAAGTATTGCTTCTAGAAAAGCATCACAAAATACAATTGAAACATTTGGAGCAATTTTACCTGAATTATTAGGTGGCTCTGCTGATCTAGCAGGTTCAAACCTAACGCTCTGGTCTGGCTCTAAAGGCATTCAAGACGATCCGGCAGGTAATTACATCTATTACGGTGTGCGTGAATTTGGTATGTCAGGTATTATGAATGGTATATCGTTACATGGTGGCTTTATTAACTATGGCGCCACATTCATGATGTTCATGGAATATGCGCGTAATGCGGTACGTATGTCTGCGTTAATGGGGATTCAAAATATTTTCGTCTACACCCATGACTCTATTGGCCAAGGCGAAGACGGCCCAACACACCAGCCAATTGAACAATTAACAAACTTACGTACAACACCTAATATGGTGACATGGCGCCCTGCTGATGCAACAGAAACTGCAGTCGCGTGGAAAAATGCCGTAGAGCGCCAACAAGCACCAACATCTTTAGTCTTCTCACGCCAAGGATTACCTGCAATTTCACGTGATGACGCACAAGTAAGTAATATTGCAAAAGGTGGTTACATCGTTAAAGAAAGTAACGGCACACCAGACGTTATACTTATCGCGACTGGTTCAGAAGTTTCGCTGGCACTAAAAGCAGCTGAAGCGATTGGTAACAATGTGCGTGTAGTATCTATGCCGTCAACTAACATCTTTGACCAACAGAGTGCTGAGTATAAAGAATCGGTATTACCAAGTGCCGTTACAAAACGCGTTGCGATTGAAGCTGCTCATACTGACTATTGGTATAAGTATGTTGGCTTTGCAGGCAAAGTAGTAGGTATGACAACGTTTGGTGAATCAGCACCAGGCAATAAGCTTATGGAACATTTTGGATTTACTGTCGAAAATGTAGTTAACACCGTGAATAGCTTATAA
- the epd gene encoding erythrose-4-phosphate dehydrogenase → MPTNIAINGFGRIGRSIARALYENNHRKDLKLVAINELADPEGIAHLLKYDSTHGRFSFAVTRNNNLLNIAGDDINLTHEADINNIDWHQQNADIILDCTGVYNSKADGLAHINQGAAKVLYSHPGAKDLDATIIYGINDKALTSDDRVVSNGSCTTNCIVPVIKVIDDAFGVESGTITTIHSSMHDQQVIDAYHADLRRTRAASQSIIPVDTKLAAGIERILPKFSGRFEAIAVRVPTVNVTAMDLSVTVSCDVSIEDINQAIVKAQNNGLQGILGYTEEPLVSIDFNHDPHSAIVDGNQTRVSHKRLVKMLVWCDNEWGFANRMLDTAKVMAGLK, encoded by the coding sequence ATGCCTACAAATATCGCAATCAATGGTTTTGGTCGTATTGGTCGCAGCATTGCACGTGCTCTATACGAAAATAACCATCGTAAAGATTTAAAACTTGTTGCTATTAACGAGTTAGCGGATCCTGAAGGTATTGCACACTTATTAAAATATGATAGTACCCACGGTCGTTTTTCATTTGCCGTAACGCGCAATAACAACCTTTTAAATATTGCTGGTGATGACATTAATTTGACGCATGAAGCGGATATTAACAACATCGATTGGCATCAACAAAATGCAGATATCATTCTTGATTGTACAGGGGTTTATAACTCAAAAGCAGATGGCCTTGCTCATATCAATCAAGGTGCTGCAAAGGTACTCTATTCACACCCTGGCGCTAAAGATCTTGATGCCACCATTATTTATGGCATTAATGATAAAGCGCTGACAAGTGACGATCGTGTTGTTAGCAATGGCTCATGCACAACAAACTGCATTGTACCAGTGATAAAAGTTATTGATGATGCATTCGGTGTAGAAAGCGGTACGATTACAACCATTCATTCGTCAATGCATGATCAACAAGTAATTGATGCTTATCACGCTGATTTACGTAGAACAAGAGCTGCAAGTCAATCAATTATCCCAGTAGATACCAAACTTGCCGCAGGTATTGAACGCATATTACCCAAGTTTTCAGGACGCTTTGAAGCTATTGCCGTACGCGTTCCTACAGTGAATGTTACAGCAATGGATTTAAGCGTAACAGTAAGCTGTGATGTATCGATAGAAGATATTAACCAAGCCATAGTTAAAGCACAAAATAATGGGTTACAAGGTATTCTTGGATATACTGAAGAACCATTAGTTTCAATAGATTTTAATCATGATCCACATTCTGCCATTGTTGATGGTAACCAAACGCGCGTTAGTCACAAGCGATTAGTTAAAATGCTAGTCTGGTGTGACAATGAATGGGGATTTGCAAATAGAATGCTAGATACTGCTAAAGTGATGGCAGGTCTAAAATAA
- a CDS encoding phosphoglycerate kinase — MSVIKMTDLDLAGKRVLIREDLNVPIADGKVTSDARLKAALPTIKHALAAGAKVMVMSHLGRPTEGEYEEKYSMQPVVAYLEKALSNPVRLVQDYLDGVEVADGELVVFENVRFNKGEKKDDERLSKQLASLCDIYVMDAFGTAHRAQASTHGVAKFAPVACAGPLLVAELDALSKALDNPARPLVAIVGGSKVSTKLTVLDSLSNIADTLVVGGGISNTFVASAGNEVGNSLYEKDLIPEAQRLCEKTDVVFANDVTVTRDSFDEWKHDSVATVKALADVQPEDDIIDYGPETAAKVADIIKHAGTVLWNGPVGVFEFDAFAKGTEVISMAIANSDAFSVAGGGDTLAAVDKYDIADKVSYISTGGGAFLEFLEGKVLPAVAMLETRAND; from the coding sequence ATGTCTGTTATTAAAATGACTGATTTGGATCTCGCCGGTAAACGCGTCTTGATCCGTGAAGATTTGAATGTACCCATTGCTGATGGCAAAGTGACTTCAGATGCACGTTTAAAAGCCGCACTACCAACAATAAAACACGCCCTAGCTGCAGGTGCAAAAGTAATGGTCATGTCTCACTTAGGTAGACCTACTGAAGGTGAATATGAAGAAAAATACTCAATGCAGCCCGTAGTGGCTTATTTAGAGAAAGCACTTTCGAACCCTGTACGTTTGGTCCAAGATTACCTAGATGGTGTTGAAGTCGCTGACGGTGAACTGGTTGTTTTTGAAAATGTACGCTTTAATAAAGGCGAGAAGAAAGATGACGAGCGTTTATCAAAGCAACTCGCGTCGCTTTGCGATATTTACGTAATGGATGCTTTTGGTACGGCGCATCGCGCACAGGCGAGTACACATGGCGTAGCTAAATTCGCACCTGTTGCTTGTGCTGGTCCTTTACTAGTTGCTGAACTAGATGCACTATCAAAAGCATTAGATAACCCAGCTCGCCCACTTGTCGCCATTGTTGGTGGTTCAAAAGTATCAACAAAATTGACCGTATTAGACTCATTGTCGAATATTGCAGATACACTAGTTGTTGGCGGTGGTATTTCAAATACATTTGTCGCCTCTGCGGGTAATGAAGTTGGTAATTCATTATATGAAAAAGATTTGATCCCAGAAGCACAACGTTTATGTGAAAAAACTGATGTCGTTTTTGCTAATGATGTAACCGTAACACGCGATAGCTTTGACGAGTGGAAACATGATTCTGTCGCAACAGTTAAAGCATTAGCTGACGTTCAACCAGAAGATGACATCATAGACTACGGACCAGAAACAGCTGCTAAAGTTGCTGACATCATTAAACATGCCGGCACGGTATTATGGAATGGTCCTGTTGGGGTATTTGAGTTTGATGCATTTGCTAAAGGAACAGAAGTGATATCGATGGCCATTGCGAACAGCGATGCATTCTCTGTTGCTGGTGGTGGTGATACACTTGCTGCAGTAGACAAATACGACATTGCCGATAAAGTTTCCTACATATCTACAGGTGGTGGCGCATTTTTAGAGTTTTTAGAGGGTAAGGTTTTACCCGCAGTCGCTATGTTAGAAACCCGCGCAAACGATTAA